The following is a genomic window from bacterium.
TGAGATAGTGCAGGCGCAGGCCGGCGTCCCGGTCGAGGGAGGGGGCGGGCCCGCCCTTGGGGAGCCACTCGGCCGAGAGCCCCTCGATGGCCATGTAGCGATCCTGGAGGTCCTCGAAGTAATCGAGGTTTTCCAGATCCTCGGGGGTGACGGCCTGTCTTTCTGCGATGGCCCCTTTTCCCATGGCCCGCGCTTCCTTTCGGCGGTACTCCGGTGTACAGAAGAGTGGCCCCGCAGGCGGGGAAGCCCCCCCGCCCTGTCCGCGCGAACCGCCTCGGGTTTCAACGCGCGGGGGCTTGCAGTAAAGTGCCCTGAAAATATATGCCAATTTTGATTCTCTTGCACATCAAGGAGAGAAGATGAGCCTTTTGGTTGTGGGGTCCATGGCAATTGATTCGGTCAAAACGCCCTTCGGGGAGCGGGAGGAGGCCATCGGCGGCTCGGCCACCTACTTCTCAATCTCGGCGAGTTTTTTCACGAAAGTGAGGCTGGTCGCGGTGGTGGGCGCGGATTTCCCGGAAGATGTCCTGGATTTCATGGCCGAGCGCCGGATCGATCTGGCCGGGCTGGAGCGGAACGGCGGGGAGAC
Proteins encoded in this region:
- a CDS encoding sugar kinase, encoding MSLLVVGSMAIDSVKTPFGEREEAIGGSATYFSISASFFTKVRLVAVVGADFPEDVLDFMAERRIDLAGLERNGGETFRWKGEYSFDLNTAHTLDTRLNVFEQFRLLFKRSLS